In Nicotiana tabacum cultivar K326 chromosome 17, ASM71507v2, whole genome shotgun sequence, one DNA window encodes the following:
- the LOC107768634 gene encoding uncharacterized protein LOC107768634, which yields MAIISAKALVLIQLSVLVVCSFLELTHGKDVETSSHATLLRFKFPPVSRQRPRNPPPRQQPPPRVKSPPPTVKSPPPPEADQQPPPPPPDAEQPPPPPDAEQPPPPPDAQPPSPSPDAEYIDAPSPSPDSQAPVMAPTKSDARFVGNTLIMRGLHYYGKK from the coding sequence ATGGCTATCATATCTGCGAAGGCCCTGGTGCTTATACAACTTTCAGTTCTAGTAGTTTGCTCATTTTTAGAACTGACTCATGGAAAAGACGTTGAAACTTCGTCTCATGCAACTCTTCTGCGTTTTAAGTTTCCACCCGTTTCACGTCAACGTCCCCGTAATCCTCCACCTAGGCAGCAACCACCACCACGAGTTAAGTCGCCACCACCAACTGTTAAGTCTCCACCACCACCAGAGGCTGATCAGCAACCACCACCTCCTCCACCAGATGCAGagcaaccaccaccaccaccagatGCTGaacaaccaccaccaccaccggatGCTCAGCCACCGTCACCATCACCAGACGCAGAATATATAGACGCACCATCTCCATCACCGGATTCTCAGGCACCAGTTATGGCACCGACAAAATCAGATGCTCGTTTCGTTGGAAATACACTAATCATGCGTGGCCTTCACTATTATGGGAAAAAATAG